The genomic region CTTGGGGCTTTTCTTTTCCCATTGGATTGAATACCCGGAAAAAGTGAATGGTTTGGAAGCTCCCTTGGGGCGGTTTTTGTTGAAAGCCGGAAGCGTGGAAAAAGCGCGGCCGGTCCTGGAAAAGAAAGCAAAGGAAATCAGAACCGAGGAAGATGCCAAAGCGGCATTTGAACTGGCGCTTTGCTACAAGAAGGAAAAAAACTGGGAAGCCGCCTGCCGTTTGTGGCAAAAACTATCGGAGCAGCCGGTTTTTCCAATCCAAAGCCTTTTTGCTTTGCGAGAGCTGGCGATGTTTTATGAGCATCGAAAAAGGGAGTATCCGGCGGCCTTCGCCTGTGCGCAACAAGCGGCAAAATCTTACCCGATTTCCAATTCCTGGCTGCAGGCCGACTTTGCCCGCCGCAGAGAGCGGCTGGAAGGAAAACTTTCCCGGTAGTTGTTTTTAATTAAGCCGGTCTGACTTTCGGCTCTAAAACTGGCTGGGAAGTGGGCGGAGCCGGGCGCTGGTAGGACTTCCAGAGCTTCCCCCAGGGGGTGTTCATAAACTTCCAGACCCGTGGCATTCCAATCAAAGGATACCACAGCCAGTCGTGGTAGATGTTGGAAGCCGCCGGCGCCCAGACCATCAGCGGCGAATGCAAAGCCGGTTTTTCCAAGAAGCGGAGCGGCCCCCGACGCAACATCTGGTCCCCCCAAATGACGAAGCTTTTGCCGACTTTGAAGTTCAGATTCAAACTGGAAATATCTTTGCCTAAAACTTCGACGTTGATTTTCTGGGCATTTCCCAGTCCCATTTTGTCAGCCATCGCCAGATAGGGAATTTGCATCGGGTCGAAACCCATAATCCGGGCGGCGACGGCGTCGATGGCCACCGAGTCGGCCGAGGCCAGAATCAGATTTGCCTCCACCGGCACCATCGTGCGCGGGCCGGCGCCGTTGCCCGCCACCGAGCCATCCATCACGGCGAAAACGGAGGGATGCAGTTCCTTCTGCATCAAAACCAAATCGACCAAGACCTCGTGAATGTATTTATGGGCGTAGTGGCGCACTTCCTTCAAGAGCCCGCCAAAGGCGTTTTTGATGGCGCCCGTCGTCGTCGAATGTCCGTGCGTTTTCAAAGTCGGCAGATGGACAATCTGTTTGCCGGGATAAATCTTGGGGATTTCAATTCCGCGCGGAAATAACTCCGGCAATTTCAAAAGCTTTGATTTGAAGTTGTAAACGTGCCATTCCTGCTCTGGCAGGGGGTTGAATTTCAGCCCATAGCGCTCCAGAATCGGCATCCACAAGTTTTTTTCCGCCCCCTTGCGGGGATCGGTAACCACCGTTTTGTTTTCAACCACCCAGAGTTTTTCCTTGGGATAGCCGGCGTCGGAGATGTATTTGACCACCCCTTCCAACTGCCAGGGCTGGGTGGAGCAGGCGGGAAAAAACTTGGTCCAGGATAAATTCAGCTTGATTAAGGTTTCTTTGTCTCTGGAAACGGCCGACTCAAAGCCGGATTGCTTCAGCAGTTTGGCATAATCCGCAACGACCGTCTCCGGCCGCGTATCCAAAACCCATACGGTTGATTTACCCATAACCTGTATAATATACCCCCGAAAGTGCCCAATTCAAGCATCTCCGAATGCCAAACAAAAAGCCCCATCCCTTCCGGGACGGGGCTTTCAAACGTTGCGTCAGGTGTGGGGGCTGCTAAAGGTCTATTCCTATCGGCCTGACGCCGCGGGCTCCCCCGACTTCGGGCTTAACTGCAGCCCGAAGTCCCGCCGCAGTTCAAACATTTGTAGCAGGCACCGTTGCGCACCATAATCATCCCGCAGTCGGAGCAGAGCGGCGCGTCCATCTGGTTCTGAAAAGCGGCTTGCTTCTGCGCCGCGTCCCCGGCCCTGGTTTGAACCGGTTTCGCCCCGGCGGGTTTGGCTGTGGCCTCCGCCTTGGTCTCGCCGTTCTCTTCCCTTGTCACCGTCAATCCCTCCGGCTGCTGGTCGGGGGGCAGAAACTTCTTTCCCATCCAGCGGAAGATGTAGTCCATAATCGAGCGGGCCATCGGGATTTCCGGGTTGTTGGTGAAGCCGGACGGCTCGAAGCGCATATGGGTGAACTTTTCCACCAGCGTCTTCAACGGCACGCCGTACTGCAACGAGAGGGAAATGGCCGTGGCGAAGGAATCCATCAACCCGGAAACGGTCGACCCCTCCTTGGCCATCGTGATGAAAATTTCCCCGGGGTTGCCGTCGTCATACAGCCCCACGGTGATATATCCTTCGTGGCCGGCGATGGAGAATTTGTGGGTGAAGGCCCGCCGCTCATCCGGCAGACGCTTGCGCCTTGGGCCGCCCTCGGCCTTCTTTTCCAGGCCGGTGACCAACGGCTGCGTCCGCTTGGAGCCGTCCCGGTAAATCGCCAGCGCCTTCAGCCCCAAATGCCAGCCCTGAATGAAGGCGTCCATGATGTCCTCGACGGTCGATTCGTTGGGCATATTCACCGTCTTGGAAATGGCGCCGGAGATGAACGGCTGCACCGCCCCCATCATTTTCAAATGCCCCATATGGTGGATGTAGCGCGTCCCGTTCTGCGCCTTGAAGGCGCAGTCGAAAACCGCAAGATGTTCGGCTTTCAGATGCGGCCCCCCCTCGATGGTGCCGGTCTCCTCGATATGCTTGACAATATCCTCGACCTGCTCCTTGGAATAGCCCAAGTAGTTCAGCGCTTCCGGCACGGTCTGGTTGACGATTTTCATCACCCCGCCCCCCACCAGGTTTTTGTATTTGACGAGCGCGATGTCCGGCTCGATGCCGGTGGTGTCACAGTCCATCATAAAGGCAATCGTGCCGGTGGGGGCGATTACCGTCGCCTGCGAGTTGCGGTAGCCATATTGCCGCCCCAGCTCGTGCGCCTCCTTCCAGGCCAATTCGGCGGCGGAAAAAAGGTTGAGCGGCACCAGTTTGGCGTTTACGTTTTCCAGCGAAAGCTCGTGCTTGGCAATCACGTTTAACATCGCCTCTTTGTTCTTCTCGTATCCCTCAAACGGCCCCTGCTTTTCGGCGATTTGGGCCGACATCCGGTACGCCTCGCCGGTCAAAAGCGCCGTGATGGAAGCCGCCACCGCCCGCCCTTCCTCCGAATCATACGGCAGCCCGCGGCTCATCAGATACGCGCCGAGGTTTGCGTACCCCAAGCCGAGCTCCCGAAATGCCTTG from Verrucomicrobiia bacterium harbors:
- a CDS encoding DUF362 domain-containing protein, giving the protein MGKSTVWVLDTRPETVVADYAKLLKQSGFESAVSRDKETLIKLNLSWTKFFPACSTQPWQLEGVVKYISDAGYPKEKLWVVENKTVVTDPRKGAEKNLWMPILERYGLKFNPLPEQEWHVYNFKSKLLKLPELFPRGIEIPKIYPGKQIVHLPTLKTHGHSTTTGAIKNAFGGLLKEVRHYAHKYIHEVLVDLVLMQKELHPSVFAVMDGSVAGNGAGPRTMVPVEANLILASADSVAIDAVAARIMGFDPMQIPYLAMADKMGLGNAQKINVEVLGKDISSLNLNFKVGKSFVIWGDQMLRRGPLRFLEKPALHSPLMVWAPAASNIYHDWLWYPLIGMPRVWKFMNTPWGKLWKSYQRPAPPTSQPVLEPKVRPA
- a CDS encoding vitamin B12-dependent ribonucleotide reductase; this translates as MTPEQEQAMATKTQNGLRLERYFTEEGVHPFDTVTWEKQTAVIRGADGKVVFEQTEVEFPNFYSQLAINVVVSKYFRGKLGTTQRETSLKQVISRVVNTIRDWGVKDGYFATPSDAEIFADELTHLLLFQKGAFNSPVWFNVGIEPVPQCSACFILSVEDTMPSILDWIKTEGMIFKGGSGSGINLSTIRSSREHLAGGGLASGPVSFMRGADATAGAIKSGGKTRRAAKMVVLNVDHPDVLEFANCKAVEEQKAWALGASGFDMTINGEAWKSIQFQNANNSIRVTDEFMKAVEADGPWNLKEVKGGKVIETVPAREILRQAAQAAWQCGDPGMQYDTTINSWHTCPASGRINASNPCSEYMHLDDSACNLASLNIMKFRNKDGEFDPESFARAVDTFILAMDIIVDNSSYPTEKITKNAKAFRELGLGYANLGAYLMSRGLPYDSEEGRAVAASITALLTGEAYRMSAQIAEKQGPFEGYEKNKEAMLNVIAKHELSLENVNAKLVPLNLFSAAELAWKEAHELGRQYGYRNSQATVIAPTGTIAFMMDCDTTGIEPDIALVKYKNLVGGGVMKIVNQTVPEALNYLGYSKEQVEDIVKHIEETGTIEGGPHLKAEHLAVFDCAFKAQNGTRYIHHMGHLKMMGAVQPFISGAISKTVNMPNESTVEDIMDAFIQGWHLGLKALAIYRDGSKRTQPLVTGLEKKAEGGPRRKRLPDERRAFTHKFSIAGHEGYITVGLYDDGNPGEIFITMAKEGSTVSGLMDSFATAISLSLQYGVPLKTLVEKFTHMRFEPSGFTNNPEIPMARSIMDYIFRWMGKKFLPPDQQPEGLTVTREENGETKAEATAKPAGAKPVQTRAGDAAQKQAAFQNQMDAPLCSDCGMIMVRNGACYKCLNCGGTSGCS